In a genomic window of Nostoc sp. UHCC 0870:
- a CDS encoding TldD/PmbA family protein, which translates to MGSENLSQDTLAEHLLELAIKSGAEAAEVYQSRSLSRPVFFEANRLKQLETSQSEGTALRLWRNGRPGLTVAYGSVNPQVMVERAIALSQLNQPEFLELVSNFQPDYPDLGSSVPIDVLVGWGKEAIAMIRDAYPDVVCNSDWECDIESTRLVNSQGLDCYYNDTTLSCYMSADWVRGDDFLSVADGQTQRDILEPEKLVQQILQRLIWAKHNVLSPNRRVPVLFTSKAADMLWGTAQAALNGKRVLESASPWGERLGTQVIASNLTLYQDPLAGPYSCPFDDEGTPTKPLVFVENGILQHYYCDRTTGRKLETGTTGNGFRPSLSSYPTPGLFNFLIQPGKASLPELIQKMDDGLIIDQILGGGGGIAGDFSINIELGYRVRKGEVIGRIKDTMVAGNIYTALKQVELGDDADWNGSCYTPSLIVEGLSTTGRN; encoded by the coding sequence ATGGGTTCTGAAAATTTGTCACAGGATACACTAGCAGAACACCTGCTGGAGTTAGCTATCAAATCGGGAGCAGAAGCTGCTGAGGTTTATCAGTCACGATCGCTTTCTCGCCCGGTTTTTTTTGAGGCTAACCGACTCAAACAGCTAGAAACCAGTCAATCTGAAGGCACAGCATTGCGGCTATGGCGCAATGGTCGTCCAGGACTCACGGTAGCTTATGGTTCTGTAAACCCACAAGTTATGGTGGAAAGAGCGATCGCTTTAAGCCAACTTAATCAACCAGAATTCTTGGAACTGGTCAGCAATTTTCAGCCAGATTATCCAGATTTAGGCTCATCTGTACCTATAGATGTGCTAGTTGGTTGGGGTAAGGAAGCGATCGCTATGATCCGTGATGCTTATCCAGATGTGGTCTGTAATAGTGATTGGGAATGTGATATTGAAAGCACAAGACTGGTTAATAGTCAAGGGCTAGATTGTTATTACAATGATACTACACTTAGTTGCTATATGTCAGCCGATTGGGTGCGGGGTGATGATTTTTTGAGTGTTGCTGATGGTCAAACCCAGCGCGACATTCTAGAACCAGAGAAATTAGTCCAGCAAATCTTACAGCGATTGATTTGGGCTAAACATAATGTCCTATCGCCTAATCGTCGTGTGCCGGTTTTATTTACTTCTAAAGCAGCTGATATGCTGTGGGGAACAGCCCAAGCCGCGTTAAATGGTAAGCGGGTGCTAGAGTCAGCCTCCCCGTGGGGAGAACGCTTAGGTACACAAGTAATAGCATCTAATCTTACCCTTTATCAAGACCCCCTAGCAGGGCCTTACAGTTGCCCTTTTGATGATGAAGGTACGCCGACAAAGCCTTTAGTATTTGTAGAAAACGGCATATTACAGCATTATTATTGCGATCGCACCACTGGACGTAAACTGGAAACTGGTACAACGGGGAATGGCTTCCGTCCTAGTTTGAGCAGCTATCCCACCCCTGGGTTATTTAATTTTCTCATCCAACCTGGTAAGGCATCATTGCCAGAGTTAATTCAAAAAATGGATGATGGCTTAATTATTGATCAAATACTGGGTGGCGGCGGCGGCATTGCCGGTGATTTTTCCATCAACATTGAATTAGGTTATCGCGTCCGCAAAGGCGAAGTTATCGGACGTATTAAAGATACGATGGTGGCAGGTAATATCTACACCGCCCTCAAACAAGTAGAATTAGGTGACGATGCCGATTGGAACGGTTCGTGCTACACACCATCTTTGATAGTGGAGGGACTATCGACAACGGGGAGGAATTGA
- a CDS encoding helix-turn-helix domain-containing protein, which translates to MAGGESQTPVSLSDRELQIIDLVAAGLTNQEIAGKLEISKRTVDNHISNILDKTRTENRVALVRWALQWGKVCLNDVNCCPLPHQDE; encoded by the coding sequence ATGGCTGGTGGCGAGTCTCAGACCCCTGTTAGTCTGTCAGACAGAGAACTGCAAATTATCGACTTAGTGGCCGCTGGCTTAACTAACCAAGAAATTGCAGGAAAACTGGAAATTAGCAAACGCACAGTTGACAACCATATCAGCAACATTCTCGACAAAACCCGCACTGAAAACCGAGTGGCTCTTGTTCGCTGGGCTTTACAGTGGGGTAAAGTTTGCTTGAATGATGTCAATTGTTGTCCTCTCCCTCACCAAGACGAATAA
- a CDS encoding Tab2/Atab2 family RNA-binding protein, with translation MGSIWEIDFYSRPILDENQKKVWEVLVCESPLDIRTNLDSLFRYAKYCPSTEVNSGWLRTALQEAIDKAGEAPIKIRFFRRQMNNMIVKACEDLGIPALSSRRILILNEWLQQRMDEVYPQEPGYQGGTNASVRLESPLPQRLPDALEGQQWVFVSLSAAELAEMPEWEIGFSEAFPLELAQLSPEARIPGILIFSPRALPLAGWMSGLELAFLRVDTKQGTRLVLETGTTESWILANLKNPTTLAEAKGFEAAKQQAKGVHFIGVQSDAQAEAFAGFWLLQEINVP, from the coding sequence ATGGGCAGTATTTGGGAAATAGATTTTTACTCCCGTCCGATTTTGGACGAAAATCAAAAAAAAGTTTGGGAAGTCTTAGTCTGTGAAAGTCCCTTAGATATCCGCACAAACTTGGATTCTTTATTCCGTTATGCAAAATATTGTCCTAGTACAGAGGTCAACTCAGGTTGGTTAAGGACAGCATTACAGGAAGCTATAGATAAAGCTGGGGAAGCACCTATCAAAATTCGCTTTTTCCGCCGTCAAATGAATAATATGATTGTCAAAGCTTGCGAAGATTTGGGTATTCCTGCCCTATCTAGCCGTCGGATTTTGATACTTAACGAATGGCTGCAACAGCGCATGGATGAGGTCTATCCCCAAGAGCCTGGCTATCAAGGAGGAACAAATGCTTCGGTGCGTTTGGAAAGTCCTTTACCTCAAAGATTACCTGATGCTTTGGAAGGGCAACAATGGGTGTTTGTCTCGTTATCGGCTGCGGAGTTAGCTGAGATGCCAGAGTGGGAAATTGGTTTTAGTGAAGCTTTTCCCCTAGAGTTGGCACAATTATCACCAGAAGCCCGCATCCCTGGTATATTGATTTTTTCGCCGAGAGCGTTACCTTTGGCGGGTTGGATGTCTGGTTTAGAGTTAGCCTTTTTGAGGGTTGATACTAAACAAGGCACGAGATTAGTTTTAGAAACTGGGACTACAGAAAGTTGGATTTTAGCCAATCTCAAAAATCCAACTACCCTAGCTGAAGCCAAAGGTTTTGAAGCAGCCAAGCAACAAGCTAAGGGTGTGCATTTTATAGGTGTGCAATCTGATGCCCAAGCGGAGGCTTTCGCAGGATTTTGGCTCTTACAAGAGATTAATGTACCTTAA
- a CDS encoding chloride channel protein: MHFRRWLQPRKGLAIAEACIIGVVAALSAVFLKVGSGSLGALRVQSSHILPTWVALPLVGVSFGFLAGWLVQRFAPEAAGSGIPQVKATLANVPTKLSWRVALVKLVTAIMVLGSGMTLGRQGPTVHVGAALAAEMSRLVPTSPDHRRQMIAAGAGAGLAAAFNAPIAGVLFIIEELLQDLSGITLGTAIIAAFIGGVVSRLLGGGSFNLNIQLMSYSSGFYFTEIPFFLLLGVLAGLLGALFNQGLIFSIKFYRRLHISLPLRMALAGLISGIVVSFLPAFFRDNTGLREYIVTGDLNPSIAAIAFVSQFILTLVAFGSGAPGGLFAPSLILGSVLGHLVGVLSHGILHQGSPITYALAGMGGFFSAVSKVPITAIVIVFEMTTDFNLVLPLMIVVVTAYLVADKVFPGSLYEKLLQLNGITLTKEVSVEGVLSKLTAKDVMQQRVETLDADMTLEEATQAFSSSHHRGFPVVEESKLVGIVTQSDLTKIKNRHLQKDTVLKEIMTANPMTVTPLHSLSNVLYLLDRYQLSRLPVIEGRKLIGIITRADIIRAEAEHLNGKNAIPGPQPEPSYVVYQTRSPSIGRGRLLVPVANPETAEILLQMAAAIARDRHYEIECLQVILVSRHSSPSETSVRTTKSRRLLRQAEVLAKKWHIPLHTQIRVAHDSAQAILETINEHHIDLILMGWKGNTSTPGRIFGNVVDTIIRQATCDVVLVKLGSSQQSPHSPLPTQHSPLPTQHRLNAALPLTARAKRPATANSTQHSFNRWLVPMAGGPNARLAIKLLPALVTLGDNPQICLTRVFKPLEFKPDMTVIEQAIRQLMRRRQLSSTVFATPVQADSVAEGVINLVENEGFDVVVLGASREGLLQQAIQGNIPEAIASSVNSTVILVRGAMK; encoded by the coding sequence ATGCACTTTCGTAGGTGGTTACAACCGAGAAAGGGTTTAGCGATCGCAGAAGCTTGTATTATCGGGGTGGTAGCGGCTTTATCTGCGGTATTCCTGAAAGTGGGTTCTGGTTCGCTGGGGGCATTACGCGTTCAGAGTTCCCATATTTTACCGACTTGGGTGGCACTACCTCTAGTTGGGGTGAGTTTTGGGTTTTTGGCTGGCTGGTTGGTACAAAGGTTTGCACCAGAGGCTGCTGGTAGTGGTATTCCCCAAGTCAAGGCGACTCTGGCTAATGTCCCGACTAAGTTATCCTGGCGGGTAGCTTTAGTAAAGCTTGTCACTGCCATTATGGTCTTAGGTTCGGGGATGACTTTGGGTAGACAGGGGCCGACAGTACACGTGGGGGCAGCTTTGGCGGCTGAGATGAGTCGCTTAGTTCCTACTTCTCCTGACCATCGCCGACAAATGATTGCAGCCGGTGCGGGGGCGGGGTTGGCGGCGGCGTTTAATGCTCCCATTGCCGGGGTACTATTTATTATTGAGGAATTACTGCAAGATTTATCGGGAATAACTCTAGGGACTGCCATTATCGCGGCGTTTATTGGTGGGGTGGTGTCGCGGTTGTTGGGTGGTGGCAGTTTTAATTTAAATATTCAATTGATGAGTTATTCTAGTGGATTCTACTTTACGGAAATTCCCTTTTTTTTACTGTTGGGTGTTTTGGCGGGTTTACTGGGCGCATTATTTAATCAAGGCTTAATTTTTAGTATCAAATTTTATCGTCGGTTGCATATCAGTTTACCCTTAAGGATGGCTTTGGCTGGCTTAATTTCGGGTATTGTCGTCTCTTTTTTACCAGCATTTTTTCGGGATAATACGGGTTTAAGAGAATATATTGTGACTGGTGACTTAAATCCTAGTATAGCTGCGATCGCCTTTGTCTCTCAATTTATCCTCACCTTAGTAGCCTTTGGTTCTGGCGCACCGGGAGGGTTATTTGCACCTAGTCTGATTTTAGGTTCGGTTTTGGGTCACTTGGTAGGGGTGTTGTCTCATGGAATTTTACATCAAGGTTCTCCAATTACCTATGCTTTAGCCGGGATGGGAGGATTTTTTAGTGCGGTTTCTAAAGTCCCCATCACCGCCATTGTGATTGTATTTGAGATGACGACCGATTTTAATCTGGTGCTACCTTTGATGATTGTGGTGGTAACGGCTTATTTGGTCGCAGATAAAGTATTTCCTGGTTCATTGTATGAAAAGCTGTTGCAACTTAATGGCATCACCTTAACTAAAGAAGTTTCTGTGGAAGGGGTTTTAAGTAAATTAACAGCTAAAGATGTGATGCAGCAACGGGTAGAAACTCTAGATGCAGACATGACTCTCGAAGAAGCCACACAAGCCTTTTCAAGTTCCCATCATCGTGGTTTTCCGGTGGTCGAAGAGAGCAAATTGGTAGGAATTGTCACCCAATCTGATTTAACCAAAATCAAAAATCGCCACTTACAAAAGGATACTGTTCTCAAAGAGATTATGACCGCCAATCCGATGACGGTAACACCTTTACACAGCTTGAGTAATGTTTTGTATTTACTTGATAGATATCAACTGAGTCGTTTACCAGTCATAGAGGGGAGAAAACTGATTGGGATTATTACCCGTGCAGATATAATCCGGGCAGAAGCAGAACATCTGAATGGTAAAAATGCTATTCCAGGGCCACAACCAGAACCTTCTTATGTAGTTTACCAAACGCGATCGCCTAGTATTGGTAGAGGTAGATTATTAGTACCAGTCGCCAACCCGGAAACCGCCGAGATATTATTACAGATGGCTGCCGCCATTGCCCGCGATCGCCATTATGAAATAGAATGTTTGCAAGTTATCTTAGTATCCCGCCACAGTTCCCCCTCTGAAACATCAGTCAGAACTACGAAAAGTCGCCGACTCCTCAGACAAGCGGAAGTATTAGCTAAAAAATGGCACATTCCCCTACACACCCAAATTCGCGTCGCCCACGATTCCGCCCAAGCTATCTTAGAAACTATCAACGAACACCACATAGACTTAATTCTCATGGGCTGGAAAGGTAACACCTCCACCCCCGGCCGGATTTTCGGTAATGTTGTAGACACCATCATCCGCCAAGCCACCTGTGATGTTGTCCTAGTTAAGTTAGGTAGTAGTCAACAGTCCCCACACTCCCCACTCCCCACTCAGCACTCCCCACTCCCCACTCAGCACCGGCTAAACGCCGCGCTACCGCTAACAGCACGGGCTAAACGCCCCGCTACCGCTAACAGCACTCAGCACTCCTTCAATCGTTGGCTTGTCCCAATGGCTGGCGGCCCCAACGCCAGATTAGCAATTAAATTATTACCGGCTTTGGTGACTTTGGGAGATAACCCGCAAATTTGTTTAACACGGGTGTTTAAACCCTTGGAATTCAAACCAGACATGACAGTTATTGAACAAGCCATCCGCCAACTGATGCGTCGCCGCCAATTGTCGAGTACAGTTTTTGCAACTCCAGTCCAGGCTGATTCTGTAGCTGAGGGTGTGATTAACTTAGTGGAGAATGAAGGGTTTGATGTGGTGGTGTTAGGTGCTTCCCGTGAAGGATTATTGCAACAGGCTATTCAAGGTAACATCCCGGAAGCGATCGCCTCTAGCGTAAATAGTACCGTGATATTGGTCAGAGGAGCGATGAAATAA